Genomic DNA from Phyllopteryx taeniolatus isolate TA_2022b chromosome 10, UOR_Ptae_1.2, whole genome shotgun sequence:
TAGAGTCCAACCGCATGGCAGCAAATTACAAGACCCCGTTCTCGACATCTGCCTTTGATCAAATTCAGTTAAGTAATACTGCGAAGAGGGGATTAATGTTTACAGCAATTGTGGAGGTTTCTGTGGCACACAGGGGGCTCAGGTAATGTCCATTTGGTGGTTTTAATCTACATAAAtaaattctgtgtgtgtgtttttttttttaggaacgTTAAAGCATTTTCCTCATGTTCTGATGTCTGTGATCTGTCGGCTGAGTGTGGAGCATACACACAGCACGCACGCATAAACACACATAATATATTAAGATATTTATttcaagaatatatatatatatatatgaattgttttacataaacaatgaaaaataaaattctcaCCACATTTTTGGGGTCTGCACTGAGACCTCCTCCCGCATTCCCATGCCAGCATGTTCGTTTGTCTGTCACCTGCAAATACTGTGAAATATTTGGCATTTGAATGTGTATGAATCTCATATTTTCAAAGCAATTTGATCTGAAGGTACTTCTCATCTCTACTTACATTTACTGCCTCCAAAATACGCCGACCGTTTTCAGTTGTATTTGTATTCCACGTACTTCTTCGGGAGTGTGGcagagtactcagctgaaacaTATCAAAgatgtaccataatttctcgtgtataatgcgcacccatgtataatacgcacccccaaagtggaGCTCAAAATTCtgggaaaacccttctacctagtattatctgtattttgttagttttttttttcaaataattattctgtagctaagcactttatttgaatacataatcctttttttaatttacatgctcttagtttgaaattcacagccctacttttatttaataatttagaaaacacacaggtgtgctcatatgtttgattaccaaggcagaatttgtaagatgggtacaattcttgaaagaaaacatgaaggatcaggcgaaacacatttaattttattttaatgggattcaaattaaacggtcaagcatttcagaaaagcattatcattcaacaaaacataaccatacagaaattaatgatggttgttgttcagtcatcagtcatatttttttttaaaaaaagaacaatatttcacaaattctgccagggtatgtaaatttatgtgcacaactgtacatatatgcagtcatacgtacccctgtcatattggaatgaaagtgtagggtacaccttttttataaccactaggtggcggtggcattttggaatgaaagtgtacagctttttcataaccattaaatagcggcatacatttataaaatgtgaatgttttttccatttgcccctacacctatgtataatgctcactattgacttttgacaatttttttgggggggggggaaatgtgcattatacatgagaaattacggtacatgcaCTGCTAATAACTTTGTATAGCACCTCCCTACTGTGTATGCTTAACTCGCACTGTCATTCACTGTCAGAAgtagggactggtttcaaggacaatgacaagatcccattcaacgccaccaaagaataaaatTCAGATGTGGATAAAACCTTGCTAGAGTTTATGCGCAAgataataaaaacctggactactAAGCAGAGGAGGAGAATTAAGAGGAAGAAACTGCAAGAgtgggagccccatttgttcatgcattttccatccatccattttctgagtcgcttctcctcactagggtcgcgggcgtgctggagcctaccccagctgtcatcgggcaggaggcggggtacaccctgaactggttgccagccaatcgcagggcacatagaaacaaacaaccatccgcactcacattcacacctacgggcaatttagagtctccaattaatgcatgtttttgggatgtgggaggaaaccggagtgcccggagaaaacccacgcaggcacggggagaacatccaaactccacacaggcggggccggggattgaacccgggtcctcagaactgtgaggctgacgctctaaccagtcggccaccgtgctgccctgtaCATAgctatacttgtaaataaattatttttctgtcaaaagtacttcagtctgtcagtgttgttttatgttcagatgtttgagattttcacacacacaaaaatattggtgtcaatcattgttctgcttgatctgtctgctttcacaaaaaaagctgttttctcagttgtttttttcccttcagaaACAGATTTGACTGAAACTAGCCAATATTTGACTGCCGATTAAAGAACAGTATAAGCTAAATACAAactatttttctgatgaaagaagagagtctgatttttcttttggtggtttcAGTGTTTATATAGTCATAGTACACATATTCTGTGGAGCTTGAAAAATTAGTGAAATTGCTCGACAATGCCTGGCAGTCTGGGGGTTCAATAatcaggaaacggctggcagtgaatgagttaagggtGCTTTGATCAGTGCTGTATGCTTCCAATTCCGGTACCATGAGTGAGAGCTACCGAACACTACCGATACCGATCACATGGATTAgctatacatttttaaatttatttatggtgagtGCTATTGGCTCTATGAGCTGACATGTTTGATTGAGTTTGCTTCACAACTCTTCCACGCCTGCGCAGTGTGAAAGTGGAAGGAGACGCTACACTAGGGCTGTgcgattatggaaaaaataataatcacaatcattttgactgatattgaaatcatgattaataaacaatttgtcatttatttcaaaaatgtgtatttattcatctaccaaaactcaacttcaaATACAACCTAAAAGAGCAACCTGAAAATAAATGAGTAAGaagtaaaataacattaaaataatagaaattgaaaaaaaattaaagaaaataaataaattcatggctaaaaacgtgccaatgcttttagccatgactgtattgttGATTAtagttgctaaaaaaaaatcctctcattattctgacATTTAGCAAGTAGAAATAGGATGGAATACCGAATTAAAACAACAGACCCGTCGCCTCGATATGATGTAGACTATGCATTTATGCTCCTTCTACAacttttaaattatgttttgaaggacagccaGTGGGGAAAATAGATGGAGTCTTCAAAAGAAGTAATTATTCTAAATGCcctattttgctgtgttttatgCATGCATTGTTTGGACAGTGCTTATCTtagctttgtttatttttggtcaGGCACCTTATTGGGTAGTTAAGGGGTCCTCGGAAAGACGTGGCGTTTGTTCCAagtaattattgtttttgtttacacagaAATTGTAGGATTAGTTTCTGTTATAGAAACGCAAAAtaatgtttagtttgctttttaCAAATGGGAGACAACGGGCGGTTCTGCCCATTGTTAGGTAAAGTACGTCATTTGCGATTGTAGGTCATTTTCGGGGCGTACAAGCGCGGCGCGTAGGAATGTCGCAGttcaacacaaaatataaaagatcaaatactgaaaaatacagaaagATATTAGAGGAGCTTATAGGCTTAAGCAGCATCTCTtctagtagtggcttgggtgaaaatgactttttttaaagcaaaaacgTTACACTCCATCTTGCAAGATATACCTACTTGGTCAGTTTATGCATAATTATCAAATATCCTGCCATGATCTCAAGTAAATCAAGTACATTGTGTGAGTTTTGGCATATAAATTGCCAATCTTAACGACTTTGCATCATTTCAAAACTGGATGTCataacaaaactaaaacaagACGTATTCAACTTTCACTTTTGAAATGTGTCACATTGAATTTTACCTCTGACCGTGGAGCTATGCTTTTCAACCACAATGCCATCAGTGGAAAATAAGTGTCAATGCACTTTCGGTGGGGGGAAAGCATGCTTATCTAACATTTACCGACTCCTCTGTGGGTCTCCAACACGTGATGCAAGACTCCTGACAGGCTGATATGATTTGACCAACGAAAGAAATGAACAGTATTATACGACCCACTGTGTTTGTCATTCACCTGCCACACGAAAGTCACATCAAATATTTAGTTAAGGCGGTGTGGTGTTATGCGAATATAACTGTTACAACTTTAAAACGTCGAATTGGAGTTCCAAGGTAGCCCTATAGCCACTAGTCGTCATTATACAAACTGAAGTTGTATTTGCATGACAGCAGTCGCATATAACAGGCATGCAGGTATACGAAAATCCCACACTCGTTAGTTTATTTCCATTGTAACAACGGAGGACACTGACAACTTATTTCCAGCTCTGTCCTTGTAATGTTCTCTCACCCCAAAAGCGCACGGTGTCCTCTCCAACTCACCGCATCTACGTTTAACTTACCAGGTAAGAACTTTGGCGCGTGAACTTCGTCCCGTCCTCGCCCTGACCTTTACTCCAAAGGTGGTACGAGCTCGACTTTTGAAGGAGAATTGCCAGTTTTCGTCTGTGGAAGTGCAAGCCGCATTTCAACGATCGCAACGGTGGCGCCATGTTTGCAAGTGTGAGGGGAGGTGTGAGTGTGCGCATGTCGGCTACGTCATTTCCGTTGTTGTCATCGCCAGTCACTAGTGTCAAAGCTAGCTAGCAAGCAAGCGTGGTCGCTACATACCTTGATTTGACCATTAATATCAgtataaattgactttttaaacgACGCGGTTTTTAGTTTAAACGTATGCAAATTTGACACTAATAGTGTGGCCGGATGCGACCGCTGTATTAACTGGGGAATTCTCCTTTCGAAAACACGAGCCGCGGCGAAAGGTAAAACACGTCTTTGTCAAACGGCTGATTAAAGCTCATACAGCCTTGACTCTTTTGCTAGACAACTACCGGCCCCCTCACTCAGGATGTCGTGCCACAATCAGCAAATGAGCAATGTGAACACCAGCCAGGAGCACCCTATGAAGCAAGTGCGCTTtgcaaacagcagcagcaatgtGGCCGCTGTGTTGTCCACTTCTGAGGCGGGTGATGCCAGCAGGAGACAGTCTGTAACCCAAGCCTCACTGGGACCCCAACTCAAACTGCTTCCTCTCAATGACCAGATCAGAGAATTACAGACTATTATTAGAGACAAGTGAGTcacttctttattattattattattattagaagtagtagtagtagtagtacaatCCCACATTCTCCTCCACCAATTTTATAAAGAATCTCAGTTAACTCTTTGATACTATTTGAGTCAAATCTTACTTGTTTTGACAGTTGAcagcaatgcaaaaaaaaacaaaaaaccttgtCATTCTTACACCatgaaatttgatgacttttcctaAATTGAGGCAAAATACAGACACAATGAAAAACTTAAAAATGCCATTGTTTTGTCCAGGTGCTACAAAGTTTGTGTACCCTGAGGCTGTGCTGTCAAATTTGATCATTGTCTACTAAAAAGGATGATAAATGTATGCACCGATGccacttttttcagaccaaatacaattacatacatttgatTGTTCACCGATGCCGAGTATTGATATTGATAATGTCATTGTCTTGCAATCATGATGAAAAGTTTAATTTTGAACagtgttcaaaaacacaaactttcaAAGTTTCACTTAGGTAACACTTTAGAATAACAGCTTGTCATTACTGATATTTTAACAGCTAACCGTTATGTTCTTCTAATAGTCTTatcacacatttcacttaaatgtaccCTTTAATACAAGGTGTTTCAGTTATGTGGTGTCAGTCTGAACACAAGGAGGCACTATGTAAAaggagtacatacagtatatacgagACAAggaagaatatagtctggtAGATAGAGTATACACTTAAGATGAAATGTTCCTTCTCTGTGTTAACAACAAAATAGGGTtactaaaaagaaatacaaaactgTTTCTTCTTACCGGCACTTTACTCGACATGCAGCACCTCTGCCACATCTTTGTGATGGGAGAGCAGTTGAACCGGTCGGAGCCGGAGTAGTGAAAAGTGGACTGGGTGACAGGGCTTGTGAAACTCATTGCTTGCTAGTAGCGACTGCCTTCGTCGCAGCCCGAGCGGATTTCCTCATCCATTTTGTAGCACATAATTTGCTTTTGCCAAGAAGTGTTTTCATCCTTGTCCTTAAAGTATCTCCACAAGActgacatgcaaatttgaattattgcagTAATAAAGACGTTCATCtttgttgtgaatgtgtgccttATTTAACTGTCATATTTATGGTTGTTTTATGGTGCACTATTTCATTATCAAACTGTGACTGTAGGTTGTGTCCAATATAGTGATctcccagtcaattcaactggGTAGTCAGCAAAGCCTGATTGGGCATTGCTTGTTAATAACTATTTTTTATGGTATTCAGCGTACACACTCACGCGCCAGCCGCGGCAAAGCTAAGAGGTagcggcaaaaacaaaaactgcattaTTTCGGCCATTTTATTTCGGTGACAAAGGTCTTTCGGTCTGAAACCGCCATTTTTGGCCGAAACATTTCAGCTGCAGAAATTTCTGTCCATCACGGGTTAATGTCATCTTCTCCACCAAAATTGATCaccaccattattattattagtactaGTAATAGTAttggtggtagtagtagtagtagtagtcgtagtatTATAAGATCACATTCTCAGCCACCAAATTTCCAAAGATAAGAATCATGGTTATTATGTCATCACAGTATCTTCTCCACTTAAGTACTAATAACCAGTATACCAGGTGAGATAAGCTAGTCAAATATACCTGGAAACAATCACTATTTTTAATGTATCATTTTCTAATGTATTTTATCAAAATATAAGGAAAACCGCTTTCCAGTGTGTCCTAACATCAATATAACATACCTAAATGCTCTTTTAGATGTTTGTCACCTAAAGTCCTAGCAGAAAAGTAAAGGTTTTGGGGTGGGGACCTTCTTCTTATCAGGTAGCATTTCAGTCTTCATAAAGTTCTCAAAGGGCCATGATCAAATTtagaaaaaaggggaaaaaaaagatattgctCCTGATATTGGCAAACATATAATTTATGTATGATGGATTGACCATCGGATTCTGTGAGTGATACATTTCACTCTGTTCGATTCAGTCAGTTGGAAAATGCACCCAGATTCACTAATTCCCTCCACCAATTAGATTAAAATTTCCATACTGACATGCCCTTAACACCTGAACATAGAACATGaacataatgaaataattatCTGTAGGAGTCAATAACTACTCCAACTAACATTTTTATAGGAAAAATCCAGTGTGGACATTTTTTCTTGTGTTTCTAGGACAACCAGCAGAGgggattttgtgttttgtgctgACCGACTGGTATGATCAAACAGTACCATGATACCAACAGTCTGTTtatgttttcacaatttaatcGGCTTATATTATTGTTCAACAGATTAGACTTGTAGTCGAAGAAGGCTTGAATCAACTGCCTTACTCCGAGTGCACTGTGACCACACCAACAGGTGAGAATCAGAATTAGAAATGCTGCCAAAGTCAACATCCATCACATTTCACAGAGGAGCTGACTTGGTTTGTTCAACACTGCTACATTCATAATTGACTCATGCCATATTTTGTCCTAAGGATATAAATATGAAGGAGTGAAGTTTGAGAGAGGCAACTGCGGCGTCAGCATTATGAGGAGTGGTGAGTTTAAAGACACCTCCAATGCATACAGAAAGTTGGACTGTTGAGGGGTTAAATCGATCAAGCCATTTTACTGTATTGCACACATTTTTGCGCAAGTCAGGGTAACAATCCTGTATCATTGGCCAGAATAGGGATATACCCATATATTTATTATGCAAATGAATTTTGCTGTCGAGGCTGCTGCAGCAACCATTTCCAAGTAAAATTATCCAGGCTAAATCTATGCTATAAACCACGTTATAGTTTCATTGGGAGCATCATGTTTTCATTGAATTGGATGTCGACTTGAGTAACTCGCTTAAACTATACCTGATATTTCTTCTAATGTGTCATTCTGTAAATAAAACTGTCTctacattattatatattacaataGAGATCTAATGCCAAtatattgtggaaaaaaaaaagtcagtattTTGTCACTCAGAACTATTGAAAGAGGGCTTttcggagaaaaaaaagttgattcgTATGAGagttataaatatatgtatatgaatATGTAATCGTTAAAACTTATGGCACAAATTTCCGTGTTTTGCACTACTGtctcagggatctcgtttggtgtgcgtcccgcgtctgagacacacaaaaatgagcagggacgcatgAAGCATATCTATTCTTTGTCTGTAGACGCACGGTTTAAGacctgctctgtgtgtgtgtgtgtatatgagtgagagagagtgagaaaaagaaagaagagcttccacacacaaCGAATCAAAAGTATGAGTCCTGTCTTGTTAGCCACTTAGAGGCAGAGTAGGGCGAGTTATTGTTCCATACAATGGACACGGGAGTTTTTTCTGGACTCAAtcttcattgttgtggtaacacccacCGGGTTGCTCACGACTCAGCAAGCCCCGCTGGCAGAAAGACTTTTACATAAcctatattgagagagagcagtggataacaaaaaatattgtacaagttGTAcaaatacaagcccaattccaacgaagttgggacgttgtgttaaacataaataaaaacagaatacaatgatttgcaaatcatgttcaacctatatttaattgaataaactacaaaaacaagatatttaatattcaaactgataaactttattgtttttcgcaaataatcattaacttagaatcttatggctgcaacacattccaaaaaagctgggacaggtggcaaaaaagactgagaaagttgaggaatgctcatcaaacacctgtttggaacaccccacaggtgagcaggctcattgggaacaggtgggtgccatgattgggtataaagggagcttccttgaattactgtcattcacaaacaaagatggggcgaggttcacctctttgtgaacaagtgcgtgagaaaatagtcgaacagtttaagcacactgttcctcaatgtacaattgcaaggaatttagggatttcatcatctgtggtccataatatcatcaaaaggttgagagaatcttgagaaatcactgcatgtaaacggcaaggccgaaaaccaacattcaatatatatatatatatatatcaacgaaaaatggtgtacggacgtcacggtgctcagcacactgcagcccgcatttggagtcgctattcttaaactgtaaaccattctagtccccacgtgagttcgcatcattcattctcgctggcgtctatattccgcctcaagctaacacgaacgccgcattgctaacgctcgccgatcaagtcaacgaaattgaaaaaaaacaccccgactcacccctcattattctcggggactttaacaaagctaaactcaaccacgaactccctaaatacaagcagcacatcgactgtcctaccagggaaaataatactttagaccactgctacaccatggtaaaaaacgcataccgtgctatacctcgtgcagccttgggctcgtctgatcactgcttaattaccgacgtacaggcaagaacttaaatgtgcgaagcctacagtgaaaacagtcaaaaagtggacaaatgaagccaagatggaacttcaaagctgcttagactgcacagactggagtgtctttgaaaattcagctggcagcctggatgaatatacggacactgtcacatcctatatcagtttctgtgaagaggtctgtgtaccaacaaaatcatttcgcacattcaacaacaataagccgtggttcactgctaaacttaagcagcttcgccaagctaaggaggacgcatatcagagcggggacagggccctgtataatcgagctagaaaccagctgaccaaagaaattaacattgcaaagaggatctatacagcaaagttggaaaaacagtttagcgcaaacgactctaaatcagtctggcatgcattccagtcgctgactaattacaagcgacgatccccccaagctgagaacaatagcacactagccaacgacttgaataccttctactgcagatttgaaaaggacagtttcacaccacacaccaacctggccgcacccgcgaccacaatcacacctctgacctctgtgttaaccatccatgaacaggatgtgagacgcatcttcaaacaacaaaagattaacaaagcggcaggcccggaccacgtgtccccatcctgcctcaaagtctgcgcggaccagctcgcgccagtcttcactcagatcactggaaatgtgcgaagttccatcctgtttcaaacgctccaccatcatcccagtccccaagaaacctgcaatctcgggtctgaatgactacaggcctgtcgctttgacatctgtggtcatgaagtcctttgaacgtcttgtgctggaccacctcaagagtgtcacaggtcccctgctggaccccctgcagtttgcctaccaagcgaacagatctgcggatgatgcagtcaacatgggactggacttcatcctagaacacctcgacagtcctgttcgtggacttcagctcagcgttcaacaccatcatccctgaactcctttcatccaagcttctccagctcagcgtctcacctgccatctgccagtggatttacagctttctgacgggcaggacacaggaggtcaggctgggggaggccacctcatccacacgcagcatcagcaccggggcgccccaaggttgtgtcctctctccgctgctcttctcgctctacacgaacgactgcatctcagcgaacccgactgtcaaactcctgaagtttgcagatgacaccactgtcattggcctcatcaaggacggtgacgagtctgcatatcgacaggaagcggagtggctggagctgtggtgcggccgacacaacctggagctgaacacgctcaagactgtagagatgatcgtggacttcaggaggcatccttcgccacagctgcccctcacgttgtccagctgccttgtgtcaactgtcgagaccttcaagttcctgggaattacaatctcccaggacctgaagtgggcgaccaacatcaactccgtcctcaaaaaggcccagcagaggatgtacttcctgcggcttctgagaaagcatggcctgccaccggagctgctgagacagttctacacagcggtcatcgaatcagtcctgtgttcttccatcacagtctggtttggtgctgctacaaaaaaggacaaactccgactgcaacggacaatcaaaactgctgaaaggattgtcggtacccccctacccacccttgaggacttgcacgctgccagaactaagacaagggcgtgcaaaatcctctcggaccctccccaccccggtcaccagctcttccagctccttccctcaggtaggcgctaccgatcaatgcaaactagaactagtagacattccaacagcttcttccctcttgcaatcaacttcttaaacagctaacttacaattccattacaacaagctggcaattttttgacttgagttcgttgtcacatttctgtggggccaattatgtattactcgtgcactcactgtagttgtctcgccgtgctgcactatttgcatatagtggccactcatgccagagtagcatctgctccatttgcacactgattgaggagtatctgtaacatttgcacaaccattgtcccagattatcgcactactcgtcactttaaaccgcatacactccttgaagtctcagtgccctttgcacaatggtcattgcaccggactattgcgatattagccattcgaactgaggactctgcatctttttgcacaattgttgtttgttgttgttttttgtcaatgtctttatgtctccaaagtgttctgtaaattgactgtctgttgtactagagcggctccaactaccggagacaaattccttgtgtgttttggacatacttggcaaataaagatgattctgattctgattctgaaaatgtgtgccgcattatgaagcgtaaaatacaacaacggagaccccggactgttgaacagctgaagctgtacatcgagcaagaatgggaaagaattccagctacaaagcttcaacaattagtgtcctcagttcccaaacgtttattgaatgttgttaaaagaaaaggtgatgtaacacagtggtaaacatgaccctgtcccagctttttggaacatgttacagccataaaattctaagttaatgattttttgctaaaaacaaagttta
This window encodes:
- the uprt gene encoding uracil phosphoribosyltransferase homolog isoform X2, translating into MSCHNQQMSNVNTSQEHPMKQVRFANSSSNVAAVLSTSEAGDASRRQSVTQASLGPQLKLLPLNDQIRELQTIIRDKTTSRGDFVFCADRLIRLVVEEGLNQLPYSECTVTTPTGYKYEGVKFERGNCGVSIMRSGEAMEQGLRDCCRSIRIGKILIQSDEETQKAKVYYAKFPPDIYRRKVLLMYPILRAKSIIQEFPDITILATEVHPVAPTHFGQRYFGTD
- the uprt gene encoding uracil phosphoribosyltransferase homolog isoform X1, with the protein product MSCHNQQMSNVNTSQEHPMKQVRFANSSSNVAAVLSTSEAGDASRRQSVTQASLGPQLKLLPLNDQIRELQTIIRDKTTSRGDFVFCADRLIRLVVEEGLNQLPYSECTVTTPTGYKYEGVKFERGNCGVSIMRSGEAMEQGLRDCCRSIRIGKILIQSDEETQKAKVYYAKFPPDIYRRKVLLMYPILSTGNTVIEAVKVLIEHGVQPKHIILLSLFSTPHGAKSIIQEFPDITILATEVHPVAPTHFGQRYFGTD